The proteins below are encoded in one region of Amycolatopsis magusensis:
- a CDS encoding cytochrome P450, producing the protein MPRPTAEDHGLSTLSTAEALRVFGGVALPTIAGGVIKRLPPMMAAAEKLRVDEGADRVLRRLRDRHGDGPLLIKAPGRTFVLPLSSADAGRVLDESPSPFTPANLEKNAALSHFQPHGVLISRGAERDVRRQFNENVLETGEPLHHIAPAVAEKVHEEAGRMLELAEVGGRLDWDAFNLAWWRIVRRVALGDAARDDHRTTDLLARLRLRANLAYGLKKNKAVREELNQRLRAHLARAEKDSLAGVVAQAPAQPETDPVGQLPHWLFAFDAAGITSYRALALLATHAAEREKARQDQGPLLPYLRGCQLESVRLWPTTPMILRDSTKDTEWDGGTLPAGSTVVIFAPFFHRDEEELPFADQFVPEIWLDGRAKQHPALVPFSAGPAECPGRNLVLLVTSTLLSALLQRADFTMVSRPRLDPAQQLPSTFDNFSLEFDVTARRPRP; encoded by the coding sequence ATGCCACGCCCCACTGCGGAAGACCACGGCCTCAGCACGCTGTCCACGGCCGAAGCACTGCGCGTGTTCGGCGGGGTCGCGCTGCCGACGATCGCCGGTGGCGTGATCAAGCGCCTGCCGCCGATGATGGCGGCCGCGGAGAAACTGCGCGTGGACGAAGGCGCGGACCGCGTGCTCCGGCGCCTGCGTGACCGGCACGGCGACGGGCCGCTGCTGATCAAGGCGCCCGGCCGGACCTTCGTGCTCCCGCTGTCCTCCGCCGACGCCGGGCGGGTGCTCGACGAATCGCCGTCCCCGTTCACCCCGGCGAACCTGGAGAAGAACGCGGCGCTTTCACACTTCCAGCCCCACGGCGTGCTCATCTCACGGGGCGCCGAGCGGGACGTCCGCCGCCAGTTCAACGAGAACGTGCTGGAAACCGGCGAACCGCTGCATCACATCGCGCCCGCGGTGGCGGAGAAGGTGCACGAGGAAGCGGGCCGGATGCTGGAGCTGGCGGAAGTCGGCGGACGGCTGGACTGGGACGCGTTCAACCTGGCGTGGTGGCGGATCGTGCGCCGGGTGGCGCTGGGTGACGCCGCCCGCGACGACCACCGCACCACCGACCTGCTCGCGCGCCTGCGGTTGCGCGCGAACCTCGCCTACGGCTTGAAGAAGAACAAGGCGGTGCGCGAGGAACTCAACCAGCGCCTGCGGGCGCACCTGGCCCGCGCCGAGAAGGACAGCCTCGCCGGGGTGGTGGCGCAGGCGCCCGCGCAGCCGGAGACCGATCCGGTCGGGCAGCTCCCCCACTGGCTGTTCGCCTTCGACGCGGCGGGGATCACCTCGTACCGGGCGCTCGCCCTGCTCGCCACGCATGCCGCCGAGCGTGAGAAGGCACGCCAGGATCAGGGTCCGCTGCTGCCGTACCTGCGTGGCTGCCAGCTGGAATCGGTGCGGTTGTGGCCGACCACGCCGATGATCCTGCGTGACTCCACAAAGGACACCGAGTGGGACGGCGGCACGCTGCCCGCCGGGTCCACCGTGGTGATCTTCGCCCCGTTCTTCCACCGGGACGAGGAGGAACTGCCGTTCGCGGACCAGTTCGTCCCGGAGATCTGGCTCGACGGGCGGGCGAAGCAGCACCCCGCGCTCGTGCCGTTCAGCGCGGGCCCTGCCGAATGCCCGGGGCGGAACCTGGTGCTGCTGGTGACGAGCACGTTGCTCTCGGCGCTGTTGCAGCGGGCCGACTTCACCATGGTCTCGCGGCCGCGGCTGGACCCGGCTCAGCAGCTGCCGTCCACTTTCGACAACTTCAGCCTGGAATTCGACGTCACAGCACGGCGACCGCGGCCTTGA
- a CDS encoding UdgX family uracil-DNA binding protein (This protein belongs to the uracil DNA glycosylase superfamily, members of which act in excision repair of DNA. However, it belongs more specifically to UdgX branch, whose founding member was found to bind uracil in DNA (where it does not belong), without cleaving it, appears to promote DNA repair by a pathway involving RecA, rather than base excision.): protein MATTAKSAAEFVPASQDLARLREAAAGCRGCDLYRDATQTVFGEGTRKARTMMIGEQPGDQEDRRGEPFVGPAGRLLDRALDESGIDREGVYVTNAVKHFKFRRDERGSRRIHKKPGRTEIVACRPWLDAELASVQPDLVILLGATAAQALFGPDFRITERRGEVLELPGDHDAKAVATVHPSSILRSRERDEAYAAFVADLKAAVAVL, encoded by the coding sequence GTGGCTACCACGGCGAAATCCGCGGCCGAATTCGTGCCCGCGTCCCAGGATCTGGCCCGTCTCCGAGAAGCCGCCGCCGGCTGCCGGGGTTGCGACCTCTACCGCGACGCCACCCAGACCGTGTTCGGTGAGGGCACGCGCAAGGCTCGCACGATGATGATCGGCGAGCAGCCCGGTGACCAGGAAGACCGCCGCGGGGAGCCGTTCGTCGGACCTGCGGGGCGTCTCCTCGACCGCGCGCTCGACGAGAGCGGGATCGACCGCGAAGGCGTGTACGTCACCAACGCCGTCAAGCACTTCAAGTTCCGCCGCGACGAGCGGGGCTCCCGGCGCATCCACAAGAAGCCCGGCCGCACGGAAATCGTCGCCTGCCGCCCGTGGCTGGACGCCGAACTCGCGTCGGTGCAACCCGATCTCGTCATCCTGCTCGGCGCCACGGCGGCCCAGGCGTTGTTCGGCCCCGACTTCCGCATCACCGAGCGCCGCGGCGAAGTCCTCGAGCTGCCCGGCGACCACGACGCCAAGGCCGTGGCCACGGTCCACCCGTCGTCGATCCTGCGCTCCCGCGAACGCGACGAGGCCTACGCCGCCTTCGTCGCGGACCTCAAGGCCGCGGTCGCCGTGCTGTGA
- a CDS encoding CBS domain-containing protein: MTKAREIMSGGAECVRTSETALDAARKMADLGVGAVPICGEDNRLKGMLTDRDIVVKVLAEGKDPRAIQAGDLAQGEAVTIGADDDAEEILRTMSEHQVRRLPVIDGHDLIGVVSQADVARALPNPATGELVEALSY; encoded by the coding sequence ATGACCAAGGCACGAGAGATCATGAGCGGTGGTGCCGAGTGCGTGCGCACCTCGGAGACCGCGCTGGACGCCGCGCGCAAGATGGCCGACCTCGGGGTGGGCGCGGTGCCGATCTGCGGTGAGGACAACCGGCTCAAGGGCATGCTGACCGACCGGGACATCGTGGTGAAGGTGCTCGCCGAGGGCAAGGACCCGCGTGCCATCCAGGCGGGCGACCTGGCGCAGGGCGAAGCCGTCACCATCGGCGCGGACGACGACGCCGAGGAGATCCTGCGGACCATGTCGGAGCACCAGGTGCGCCGCCTGCCGGTGATCGACGGCCACGACCTCATCGGCGTGGTGAGCCAGGCCGACGTGGCCAGGGCCCTGCCGAACCCGGCGACGGGTGAACTCGTGGAAGCCCTTTCGTACTAG
- the ctaD gene encoding aa3-type cytochrome oxidase subunit I, which produces MRETIRPRPVERRPRYQGTKGGLLLNLLRTTDHKQIGILYLSTSFGFFLVGGLMALLMRGELGYPGLQFLSQEQYNQLFTMHGTIMLLLYATPNLFGFANFILPLQIGSPDVAFPRLNAFAYWLYLFGGLIVVSSFFTPGGGPDFGWTAYTPLSSAIHSPGIGGDLWLCGLIVSGLGTILGAVNMTTTVVCLRAPGMTMWRMPIFTWNILFTSILVLAAFPILTAALFGLLADRHIGAHVFDPANGGVILWQHLFWFFGHPEVYIVALPYFGIITEIVPVFSRKPLFGYKQMVWATVSITALSFAVWAHHMYATGAVVLPFFAFMTFLIAVPTGIKFFNWIGTMWRGQLSFETPMLWAIGFMVTFLLGGLTGVLLAAPPLNFHITDSYFVVAHFHYVLFGTIVFATFAGIYFWFPKFTGRMLDEPLGKLHFWTTFIGFHTTFLVQHWLGDEGMPRRYADYLVTDGFVVLNMISTVGAFVLGLSVLPFLWNVLRSYRYGEPAEVDDPWGYGNSLEWATTCPPPRHNFTELPRVRSERPAFELHYPHMSQRWREENHVSPFRKKAQPTTPSEKLADVTKSAEG; this is translated from the coding sequence CTGCGGGAGACGATCCGGCCGAGGCCGGTCGAGCGCCGGCCGCGGTACCAGGGCACCAAGGGCGGGCTGCTGCTGAACCTGCTGCGCACCACCGACCACAAGCAGATCGGCATCCTCTACCTGTCCACCTCGTTCGGCTTCTTCCTCGTCGGCGGGCTGATGGCGTTGCTGATGCGCGGCGAACTCGGCTACCCCGGGCTGCAGTTCCTCTCGCAGGAGCAGTACAACCAGCTGTTCACCATGCACGGCACGATCATGCTGCTGCTCTACGCCACCCCGAACCTCTTCGGGTTCGCCAACTTCATCCTGCCGCTGCAGATCGGCTCGCCGGACGTGGCCTTCCCCCGGCTGAACGCCTTCGCCTACTGGCTCTACCTGTTCGGCGGGCTGATCGTGGTGTCCTCGTTCTTCACCCCCGGCGGCGGCCCGGACTTCGGCTGGACGGCCTACACCCCGCTGTCCAGCGCCATCCACTCGCCCGGCATCGGCGGCGACCTGTGGCTCTGCGGGCTGATCGTGTCCGGCCTCGGCACCATCCTCGGCGCGGTCAACATGACCACCACGGTGGTGTGCCTGCGCGCGCCCGGCATGACCATGTGGCGGATGCCGATCTTCACCTGGAACATCCTGTTCACCTCGATCCTGGTGCTGGCGGCGTTCCCGATCCTCACCGCGGCGCTGTTCGGCCTGCTGGCCGACCGCCACATCGGCGCGCACGTGTTCGACCCGGCCAACGGCGGGGTGATCCTGTGGCAGCACCTGTTCTGGTTCTTCGGCCACCCCGAGGTCTACATCGTCGCGCTGCCGTACTTCGGCATCATCACCGAGATCGTGCCGGTGTTCAGCCGGAAACCGCTGTTCGGCTACAAGCAGATGGTGTGGGCGACGGTGAGCATCACCGCGCTGTCGTTCGCGGTGTGGGCGCACCACATGTACGCCACCGGCGCGGTGGTGCTGCCGTTCTTCGCGTTCATGACCTTCCTGATCGCGGTGCCCACCGGCATCAAGTTCTTCAACTGGATCGGCACCATGTGGCGCGGGCAGCTGAGCTTCGAGACGCCGATGCTGTGGGCCATCGGGTTCATGGTGACCTTCCTGCTCGGCGGGCTGACCGGGGTGCTGCTCGCCGCGCCACCGCTGAACTTCCACATCACCGACTCGTACTTCGTGGTGGCGCACTTCCACTACGTGCTCTTCGGCACGATCGTGTTCGCCACCTTCGCCGGGATCTACTTCTGGTTCCCGAAGTTTACCGGGCGGATGCTCGACGAACCGCTGGGGAAGCTGCACTTCTGGACCACGTTCATCGGCTTCCACACCACTTTCCTGGTGCAGCACTGGCTCGGTGACGAAGGCATGCCGCGCCGCTACGCCGACTACCTGGTGACCGACGGCTTCGTGGTGCTGAACATGATCTCCACGGTGGGCGCGTTCGTGCTGGGGCTGTCCGTGCTGCCGTTCCTGTGGAACGTGCTGCGCAGCTACCGCTACGGCGAACCGGCCGAAGTGGACGATCCGTGGGGCTACGGCAACTCGCTGGAATGGGCGACCACCTGCCCGCCACCGCGGCACAACTTCACCGAGCTGCCGCGCGTGCGCTCGGAGCGGCCCGCGTTCGAACTGCACTATCCGCACATGTCGCAGCGCTGGCGGGAGGAGAACCACGTGTCGCCGTTCCGCAAGAAGGCGCAGCCCACCACCCCGTCGGAAAAGCTCGCCGACGTGACGAAATCGGCGGAAGGCTGA
- a CDS encoding FUSC family protein: MADHWRRTAVLQSVKAAVAAVLAWLVAAEWWGLPQPFLAPYAAVFLVEATVYRSVRTALQQVGAVVLGVVLAALAGLVVPWQAVALGLAVVVGLLVGRWRGFGSSGVWVGVTALLLITYGSTNNLMLSLDRIGETVLGAVIGVAVNALIFPPVYTRSTAAATHALAEELAALLDDIAAGLRKSGKPDSSSWVARARNTEQLLHRAEEASGWGAESVRFNPRSRSGGRAAHVARWHDLMVLLRAAWPHVRELTEALDHAVRNEDAYRYPNEASRGRLAALIEATARLGRARSAGDHEDLTAATEAGRTAMSDLENDMVSSQALDLTIGLAGVLLPAKKAFDQFAAS, encoded by the coding sequence GTGGCTGATCACTGGCGCCGGACGGCGGTGCTCCAGTCGGTCAAGGCCGCCGTCGCGGCGGTGCTGGCGTGGTTGGTCGCGGCGGAGTGGTGGGGGCTTCCCCAGCCGTTCCTCGCTCCGTACGCGGCGGTGTTCCTGGTGGAAGCCACCGTGTACCGCTCGGTGCGGACGGCGTTGCAGCAGGTCGGGGCCGTGGTGCTCGGGGTGGTGCTGGCCGCGTTGGCCGGGCTCGTGGTGCCGTGGCAGGCGGTGGCGCTCGGCCTGGCGGTGGTGGTCGGCCTGCTCGTCGGGCGCTGGCGCGGGTTCGGCAGCAGCGGCGTGTGGGTCGGCGTGACCGCGTTGCTCCTGATCACTTACGGCAGCACGAACAACCTGATGCTGAGCCTGGACCGGATCGGGGAGACCGTGCTCGGCGCGGTCATCGGGGTCGCGGTCAACGCGCTGATCTTCCCGCCCGTGTACACGCGGAGCACCGCCGCGGCCACGCACGCGCTGGCGGAAGAACTGGCGGCCCTGCTGGACGACATCGCCGCGGGGCTGAGGAAATCCGGTAAGCCCGACTCTTCGTCCTGGGTGGCCCGCGCGCGCAACACCGAGCAACTGCTCCACCGCGCCGAGGAAGCCAGCGGCTGGGGCGCGGAAAGCGTGCGCTTCAACCCGCGTTCGCGCTCGGGTGGCCGGGCGGCGCACGTCGCGCGCTGGCACGACCTGATGGTGCTCCTGCGCGCGGCGTGGCCACACGTCCGTGAACTCACCGAGGCCCTCGACCACGCCGTGCGCAACGAGGACGCCTACCGCTACCCGAACGAGGCCAGCCGAGGGCGGCTGGCGGCGCTCATCGAGGCGACCGCCCGGCTGGGCCGGGCCAGATCGGCGGGTGACCACGAGGACCTCACCGCCGCCACGGAAGCGGGCCGGACGGCGATGTCGGACCTCGAAAACGACATGGTCTCCAGTCAGGCGCTCGACCTGACCATCGGCCTCGCCGGGGTGCTGCTCCCGGCCAAGAAGGCGTTCGACCAGTTCGCGGCTAGCTGA
- a CDS encoding metallophosphoesterase family protein: protein MIRIAAIGDVHLGEDARGRLRPALEQAGEHADVLLLAGDLTRHGTVDEAKVVAEEFADLPVPVISVLGNHDYHSDAEEEITELLEQHGITVLEGNSVTLEVDGQTLGVAGIKGFGGGFAGKCASAFGEPEMKNFVRHSVALADRLRESLAALHTDVKVALTHYAPIPGTLRGEPPEIYPFLGAYQLGEAIDATGVDLAVHGHAHFGCEQGVTPGGVRVRNVAQPIIRSAYAVYCVEGAVQRVPSG from the coding sequence GTGATCCGGATCGCGGCCATCGGGGACGTGCACCTGGGCGAGGACGCCCGCGGGCGGCTCCGACCGGCCTTGGAACAGGCCGGCGAGCACGCCGACGTGCTGCTGCTGGCCGGGGACCTGACCCGGCACGGCACGGTGGACGAGGCGAAGGTGGTCGCCGAGGAGTTCGCCGACCTGCCGGTGCCGGTGATCTCCGTGCTGGGCAACCACGACTACCACAGCGACGCCGAGGAGGAGATCACCGAACTGCTGGAGCAGCACGGGATCACCGTGCTCGAGGGCAACAGCGTGACGCTGGAGGTCGACGGGCAGACGCTCGGCGTGGCCGGGATCAAGGGCTTCGGCGGCGGGTTCGCCGGCAAGTGCGCGAGCGCGTTCGGCGAGCCGGAGATGAAGAACTTCGTCCGGCATTCGGTGGCGCTGGCCGACCGGCTGCGCGAGTCGCTGGCGGCGCTGCACACCGACGTGAAGGTCGCGCTGACGCACTACGCGCCGATCCCGGGCACGCTGCGCGGGGAGCCGCCGGAGATCTACCCGTTCCTCGGCGCCTACCAGCTGGGTGAGGCGATCGACGCGACCGGTGTGGACCTGGCCGTGCACGGGCACGCGCACTTCGGCTGCGAACAGGGCGTGACCCCGGGCGGGGTGCGGGTGCGCAACGTGGCCCAGCCGATCATCCGGTCGGCTTACGCCGTCTACTGCGTGGAAGGTGCCGTCCAGAGAGTGCCGAGTGGCTGA
- a CDS encoding BON domain-containing protein has translation MSTEHPEDVPQYWAARLRRAIAEDERTTEMGVRVDIRADHVHLSGEVACDARRAELEQVVHELAPDLRVHNDLRVAAVGEPTAREELR, from the coding sequence ATGAGCACAGAACACCCCGAAGACGTGCCCCAGTACTGGGCGGCCCGGTTGCGCCGGGCGATCGCCGAGGACGAGCGCACCACGGAGATGGGCGTGCGGGTGGACATCCGCGCCGACCACGTGCACCTGTCCGGCGAGGTCGCCTGCGACGCGCGGCGCGCCGAACTGGAGCAGGTGGTCCACGAACTCGCCCCGGACCTGCGGGTGCACAACGACCTGCGGGTCGCGGCGGTGGGCGAGCCGACGGCGAGGGAGGAACTGCGGTGA